A window of the Marinifilum sp. JC120 genome harbors these coding sequences:
- a CDS encoding efflux RND transporter periplasmic adaptor subunit — MKKLLPAIVLLALQLLLVPCALAYNSTLPTFPDFSEQGTGNDPDLHKTMQGTFKVVFSPRKEVILSAEVDSTVSLIAKEFGQSFKKGQVLIKLNPEMFIWRQDKAKALHKKAAETFKVIENLYKDKSRSIIDLEEARADLTISKANMRIASKEVGFCTITAPYSGRIERLLVDEREWVEAGTPLIKIVSDSVLLARTLVPWDELKSFPVGSPINIKLSSGETVKGKVSHVGAVMDSASQTFEVKIEVPNTKRKLKCGMTGHIPTPVAKVAER; from the coding sequence ATGAAAAAACTGCTTCCAGCCATAGTCTTGCTTGCACTGCAATTACTGCTTGTCCCTTGCGCACTTGCGTATAATTCCACCTTGCCTACTTTCCCTGATTTTTCTGAACAGGGAACCGGGAATGATCCAGATCTCCACAAAACTATGCAGGGCACATTTAAGGTGGTTTTTTCCCCGCGCAAAGAAGTAATTCTTTCTGCGGAGGTGGATTCCACAGTCAGCCTTATTGCAAAGGAGTTCGGGCAATCTTTCAAAAAAGGGCAGGTACTGATCAAACTGAACCCGGAAATGTTTATTTGGCGTCAGGATAAGGCCAAAGCTCTTCACAAAAAGGCGGCTGAAACTTTCAAGGTTATCGAAAATCTGTACAAAGACAAATCCCGTTCCATCATTGATTTGGAAGAGGCGCGGGCAGATTTGACCATTTCCAAAGCCAATATGCGTATTGCCAGTAAGGAAGTAGGATTTTGCACTATCACGGCTCCGTATTCCGGGCGGATTGAAAGGCTGCTGGTGGATGAACGGGAATGGGTGGAAGCAGGGACCCCGCTGATCAAGATTGTCAGCGATTCCGTCCTGCTGGCCCGTACACTAGTGCCGTGGGATGAGCTAAAATCATTTCCCGTCGGTAGCCCTATAAATATCAAACTGAGCAGTGGTGAAACAGTAAAGGGTAAGGTTTCTCATGTAGGCGCGGTTATGGATTCCGCCAGCCAGACCTTTGAAGTGAAGATTGAGGTCCCCAATACAAAACGAAAGCTCAAATGCGGCATGACCGGCCATATTCCCACGCCCGTAGCCAAGGTTGCTGAGCGATGA